In one window of Arctopsyche grandis isolate Sample6627 chromosome 6, ASM5162203v2, whole genome shotgun sequence DNA:
- the LOC143913493 gene encoding uncharacterized protein LOC143913493 isoform X1 yields MATDLPLEIMNKIFGYLSHRDRLTASRTCSWWHQAIFASTFSVNQHILIHARSNRDRSFHRRLFEIFTRTYNGFPSFTFKNIEIFDIPNLFWKRNSQTIKHLHFYRCKLDLPKFDFYKILRLCSNLESLTFTSCPGLVKLMTELDSDLIEYPPTRPFSIKKLSIHDSTNLSLKLFFRFIANMQVLRELEVSPCILIYSTPRVCPPDDSIRLPHVNAQFQLINNFFKRFIKCNTIEPDFFKILEMPNVRLSSLELNKHVSSVELLKFTLQHCTNLTKLSLANSYTLTDDMLKSVCENFKCLKSLNISNSHVTNVGAFAISSAKCLTHLNISYCNKITSDGIKNGICREVNRTMLQLKVASLRLMPADVVLISERLPNLNLLNMNDCEHSMLNDSVQAVLKNLTNLCTLNMNYCTRVTDDGFIGTDSDGDQVYNLQGLKHLKSLSITYSELTDYSLKNAFNSRRLVYVDLSYCRRISYGGIRVMVVGCPNIETLNLRSCERVRDKCVREIARNLKNLMYLILTGCSSLTNDSISYIKQHCASLKVLDVSRCLKIRTDVAESVYTLPKVTLARQELKKNKANDIEYSNFLHRSSINARTVQHPLSVNRIRSSTELVSKT; encoded by the exons ATGGCCACTGACTTGCCTTTAgag ATCATGAATAAAATATTCGGTTATCTTTCGCACCGAGACCGACTGACGGCGTCTCGGACGTGCAGCTGGTGGCATCAGGCCATCTTCGCCAGCACTTTCTCCGTCAACCAGCACATCCTGATCCACGCGCGCAGCAACAGAGATCGCTCGTTTCACCGACGCTTGTTCGAAATCTTCACAAGAACCTACAATGGATTTCCTAGTTTTACATTCAAAAACATAGAAATATTCGACATTCCAAACCTGTTTTGGAAGAGAAATTCACAAACGATTAAACATCTTCATTTTTACAG ATGTAAGTTGGACTTGCCCAAGTTCGATTTCTACAAAATACTCCGCCTGTGCAGCAATCTAGAGTCGTTGACGTTCACCAGCTGCCCCGGGTTGGTGAAACTAATGACGGAGTTGGACAGCGACTTGATTGAATATCCTCCGACGAGGCCGTtcagtataaaaaaattgagcATCCACGACAGCACGAACCTTTCGCTTAAGCTATTTTTCAGGTTCATAGCCAACATGCAAGTGTTGAGGGAGCTGGAGGTATCTCCGTGCATCCTCATCTACAGCACGCCGCGAGTCTGTCCACCGGACGACAGCATACGGCTGCCGCACGTCAACGCCCAGTTTCAACTCATAAATAACTTCTTCAAGAGGTTCATCAAGTGCAACACGATAGAACCGGACTTCTTCAAAATTTTAGAAATGCCCAACGTCCGGTTGAGCTCGCTCGAGCTGAACAAGCACGTGTCTAGCGTGGAGCTTCTGAAGTTCACGCTGCAGCACTGCACCAATCTGACCAAGCTGAGCTTGGCCAACAGTTACACGCTCACCGACGACATGTTGAAGAGCGTCTGCGAAAATTTCAAGTGTTTGAAGAGCTTGAACATCTCGAATAGTCACGTGACGAACGTCGGCGCCTTCGCTATATCCTCGGCCAAGTGTCTCACTCACCTGAACATATCGTATTGCAATAAAATAACCTCGGACGGAATCAAAAACGGAATCTGTCGCGAAGTGAACCGCACGATGCTGCAGTTGAAGGTGGCTTCGTTGAGGCTCATGCCGGCAGACGTGGTTCTCATCTCAGAGCGGCTTCCGAATCTGAACCTGTTGAATATGAACGATTGCGAACACTCCATGTTGAACGATTCGGTTCAGGCCGTGTTGAAGAATCTGACTAACTTGTGCACGCTGAACATGAACTATTGCACGCGCGTGACGGATGATGGCTTCATCGGCACCGACAGTGATGGCGATCAGGTGTACAATCTGCAGGGTCTGAAACACTTGAAGAGTCTCTCCATAACGTACAGCGAGCTGACCGATTACAGTTTAAAGAATGCGTTCAATAGCCGCAGATTGGTGTACGTCGACTTGAGCTACTGTCGGAGGATATCCTACGGGGGGATCAGAGTCATGGTGGTGGGTTGTCCCAATATAGAGACGCTGAACCTTCGATCGTGCGAACGCGTCAGAGACAAATGCGTCAGAGAAATCGCAAGGAATCTGAAAAATTTGATGTATCTCATATTGACG GGCTGTTCGTCGCTGACCAATGACAGTATTTCTTACATTAAACAACACTGTGCATCACTCAAGGTGCTCGATGTTTCGAGATGTCTTAAAATACGAACGGATGTTGCGGAAAGTGTATATACCCTGCCGAAG GTCACACTTGCACGACAGGAGTTAAAAAAGAACAAAGCCAATGACATTGAATACAGTAATTTTCTACACCGATCGAGTATAAATGCCCGAACTGTCCAACATCCACTATCAGTCAACCGAATTCGGTCTTCCACAGAACTCGTATCCAAGACCTAG
- the LOC143913572 gene encoding uncharacterized protein LOC143913572 yields MFKFVILFAAIAAASAKPQHLIPSVYSTPYVSAYSAPYASAYSAPYASAYSPLAYSAPAFAYGEPALYPGSPAGVVKPTGKLVDTADVVVARNNHFVAQTLNAHGIHKRAAIAPVAYSHPLISAYSAPLAYSGYSAPVVSAYSSIHPAYGYVAPHSAYGVHVL; encoded by the coding sequence ATGTTCAAGTTTGTGATTCTGTTTGCTGCCATCGCCGCAGCTTCGGCTAAGCCTCAACATTTGATACCGTCTGTCTATTCTACTCCGTACGTATCTGCCTACTCTGCCCCGTACGCATCGGCCTACTCTGCTCCGTACGCATCTGCCTACTCTCCGTTGGCCTACTCTGCTCCAGCTTTCGCTTACGGCGAGCCAGCTCTCTACCCAGGATCCCCCGCCGGAGTAGTCAAACCCACTGGAAAGCTTGTAGACACCGCCGATGTCGTCGTAGCTAGGAACAACCACTTCGTAGCCCAGACCCTCAACGCCCATGGAATCCACAAGAGGGCCGCCATTGCTCCTGTTGCTTATTCTCATCCTTTGATCTCCGCCTACTCTGCTCCCTTGGCCTATTCTGGTTATTCTGCTCCAGTGGTATCAGCATACTCTTCCATTCACCCAGCTTATGGCTACGTAGCCCCCCATTCTGCCTATGGTGTCCATGTTTTGTAA
- the LOC143913493 gene encoding uncharacterized protein LOC143913493 isoform X2 — MATDLPLEIMNKIFGYLSHRDRLTASRTCSWWHQAIFASTFSVNQHILIHARSNRDRSFHRRLFEIFTRTYNGFPSFTFKNIEIFDIPNLFWKRNSQTIKHLHFYRCKLDLPKFDFYKILRLCSNLESLTFTSCPGLVKLMTELDSDLIEYPPTRPFSIKKLSIHDSTNLSLKLFFRFIANMQVLRELEVSPCILIYSTPRVCPPDDSIRLPHVNAQFQLINNFFKRFIKCNTIEPDFFKILEMPNVRLSSLELNKHVSSVELLKFTLQHCTNLTKLSLANSYTLTDDMLKSVCENFKCLKSLNISNSHVTNVGAFAISSAKCLTHLNISYCNKITSDGIKNGICREVNRTMLQLKVASLRLMPADVVLISERLPNLNLLNMNDCEHSMLNDSVQAVLKNLTNLCTLNMNYCTRVTDDGFIGTDSDGDQVYNLQGLKHLKSLSITYSELTDYSLKNAFNSRRLVYVDLSYCRRISYGGIRVMVVGCPNIETLNLRSCERVRDKCVREIARNLKNLMYLILTGCSSLTNDSISYIKQHCASLKVLDVSRCLKIRTDVAESVYTLPKVHTVLYGGDSFH; from the exons ATGGCCACTGACTTGCCTTTAgag ATCATGAATAAAATATTCGGTTATCTTTCGCACCGAGACCGACTGACGGCGTCTCGGACGTGCAGCTGGTGGCATCAGGCCATCTTCGCCAGCACTTTCTCCGTCAACCAGCACATCCTGATCCACGCGCGCAGCAACAGAGATCGCTCGTTTCACCGACGCTTGTTCGAAATCTTCACAAGAACCTACAATGGATTTCCTAGTTTTACATTCAAAAACATAGAAATATTCGACATTCCAAACCTGTTTTGGAAGAGAAATTCACAAACGATTAAACATCTTCATTTTTACAG ATGTAAGTTGGACTTGCCCAAGTTCGATTTCTACAAAATACTCCGCCTGTGCAGCAATCTAGAGTCGTTGACGTTCACCAGCTGCCCCGGGTTGGTGAAACTAATGACGGAGTTGGACAGCGACTTGATTGAATATCCTCCGACGAGGCCGTtcagtataaaaaaattgagcATCCACGACAGCACGAACCTTTCGCTTAAGCTATTTTTCAGGTTCATAGCCAACATGCAAGTGTTGAGGGAGCTGGAGGTATCTCCGTGCATCCTCATCTACAGCACGCCGCGAGTCTGTCCACCGGACGACAGCATACGGCTGCCGCACGTCAACGCCCAGTTTCAACTCATAAATAACTTCTTCAAGAGGTTCATCAAGTGCAACACGATAGAACCGGACTTCTTCAAAATTTTAGAAATGCCCAACGTCCGGTTGAGCTCGCTCGAGCTGAACAAGCACGTGTCTAGCGTGGAGCTTCTGAAGTTCACGCTGCAGCACTGCACCAATCTGACCAAGCTGAGCTTGGCCAACAGTTACACGCTCACCGACGACATGTTGAAGAGCGTCTGCGAAAATTTCAAGTGTTTGAAGAGCTTGAACATCTCGAATAGTCACGTGACGAACGTCGGCGCCTTCGCTATATCCTCGGCCAAGTGTCTCACTCACCTGAACATATCGTATTGCAATAAAATAACCTCGGACGGAATCAAAAACGGAATCTGTCGCGAAGTGAACCGCACGATGCTGCAGTTGAAGGTGGCTTCGTTGAGGCTCATGCCGGCAGACGTGGTTCTCATCTCAGAGCGGCTTCCGAATCTGAACCTGTTGAATATGAACGATTGCGAACACTCCATGTTGAACGATTCGGTTCAGGCCGTGTTGAAGAATCTGACTAACTTGTGCACGCTGAACATGAACTATTGCACGCGCGTGACGGATGATGGCTTCATCGGCACCGACAGTGATGGCGATCAGGTGTACAATCTGCAGGGTCTGAAACACTTGAAGAGTCTCTCCATAACGTACAGCGAGCTGACCGATTACAGTTTAAAGAATGCGTTCAATAGCCGCAGATTGGTGTACGTCGACTTGAGCTACTGTCGGAGGATATCCTACGGGGGGATCAGAGTCATGGTGGTGGGTTGTCCCAATATAGAGACGCTGAACCTTCGATCGTGCGAACGCGTCAGAGACAAATGCGTCAGAGAAATCGCAAGGAATCTGAAAAATTTGATGTATCTCATATTGACG GGCTGTTCGTCGCTGACCAATGACAGTATTTCTTACATTAAACAACACTGTGCATCACTCAAGGTGCTCGATGTTTCGAGATGTCTTAAAATACGAACGGATGTTGCGGAAAGTGTATATACCCTGCCGAAGGTACACACGGTTCTGTACGGTGGTGATTCCTTCCACTGA